The following proteins are encoded in a genomic region of uncultured Vibrio sp.:
- the glnB gene encoding nitrogen regulatory protein P-II yields the protein MKKIEAIIKPFKLDDVREALAEVGITGMTVSEVKGFGRQKGHTELYRGAEYMVDFLPKVKLEIVVTEDVADKCVETIIETAQTGKIGDGKIFVTDVERVIRIRTGEEDEDAI from the coding sequence ATGAAGAAGATTGAAGCGATTATCAAGCCATTTAAACTGGATGATGTTCGAGAAGCGTTAGCTGAAGTTGGCATCACAGGGATGACCGTTTCTGAAGTCAAAGGTTTTGGTCGTCAGAAAGGTCACACGGAACTATACCGTGGTGCAGAATACATGGTTGACTTTCTACCGAAGGTGAAACTAGAAATCGTAGTGACTGAAGATGTCGCAGACAAGTGCGTAGAGACTATAATCGAAACCGCACAAACTGGTAAAATCGGTGACGGTAAGATATTCGTCACGGATGTTGAGCGTGTTATCCGTATTCGTACTGGCGAAGAAGACGAAGACGCGATTTAA
- a CDS encoding endonuclease/exonuclease/phosphatase family protein, protein MLKRFVLSIVFFSMAVVLGFQIIFTVPEQPQIITQTGEEITEEIQCIEFDGSQVLDDDGELNVLIWNIYKQGKDNWQSALDALSTDKQLLLLQEASMTEPFKQWLVDGDWMSNQVSAFKALGSGAGVINIAQKLPEKACAYTSTEPWLRLPKSALYSQYRLSNGSTLAVVNIHAINFTVGTDEYRSQIAVLQGLLKQHSGPILFAGDFNSWNEYRLDAMKQALQQANLQEVAFSPDHRTQFITGQRLDHVFYRGLVLKNAKAPQSDASDHNPLLVSFTLNDQH, encoded by the coding sequence ATGCTTAAGCGTTTTGTTTTGTCGATAGTCTTTTTTTCCATGGCAGTCGTACTGGGCTTTCAAATTATCTTCACGGTTCCAGAGCAGCCGCAAATTATTACCCAGACAGGTGAAGAGATTACCGAAGAGATTCAGTGCATCGAGTTTGATGGTTCACAAGTATTAGATGATGACGGTGAGCTCAATGTGTTGATTTGGAATATTTACAAGCAAGGTAAAGATAATTGGCAAAGTGCGCTTGATGCGCTTTCGACTGACAAGCAATTGTTACTACTGCAAGAGGCGAGTATGACTGAACCATTCAAGCAGTGGCTGGTGGATGGTGACTGGATGAGTAACCAGGTAAGTGCCTTTAAAGCATTGGGCAGTGGAGCTGGGGTTATTAATATTGCACAAAAATTACCCGAGAAGGCCTGTGCTTATACATCAACTGAGCCTTGGCTACGTTTACCAAAATCCGCACTCTACAGTCAGTATCGTTTGAGTAACGGCAGTACGCTTGCCGTCGTTAATATACACGCGATTAATTTTACCGTTGGAACGGATGAATATCGCTCTCAAATTGCGGTTTTGCAGGGATTGCTTAAACAACACTCCGGGCCAATTCTGTTTGCTGGTGATTTTAACAGCTGGAATGAGTACCGGTTGGATGCAATGAAGCAAGCTTTACAACAAGCAAATCTGCAAGAAGTGGCGTTTTCACCGGATCATCGAACCCAGTTTATTACCGGACAGCGACTCGACCATGTGTTTTATCGTGGTCTTGTGCTCAAAAACGCGAAAGCGCCGCAGAGCGACGCGTCCGATCATAATCCATTATTGGTGTCATTTACGCTGAACGACCAGCATTGA
- a CDS encoding YIP1 family protein, producing MTPSSNPLVMLLDIFRSPTSCFLALYQRGGWGWQPFILLMVSPFLFWGAYFSNVDFTWLSEQLTPQLQQIDPQQIDLLEQNTLMASAIINDVINRFATLLLLAFWFFLATKASKQQYGYWKWFAACCAVLFPAVLGDVASYASLILNHGEVMTYAADLNSLNGLLKLPLTNEWSHFASSLPLLLPWYIVLGYGVVLTWTEFERGQALVIASLPWVMFYVIWALYIIIA from the coding sequence ATGACCCCATCAAGCAATCCGCTTGTGATGTTATTGGATATATTTCGTTCACCAACCTCATGTTTTTTGGCGTTATACCAGCGTGGTGGCTGGGGGTGGCAACCATTTATCCTACTAATGGTCAGCCCGTTCCTATTTTGGGGGGCGTATTTCTCTAACGTGGACTTTACTTGGCTCAGTGAACAGCTAACACCACAATTACAACAAATCGATCCGCAGCAGATCGATTTGTTGGAGCAAAACACGTTAATGGCAAGTGCAATCATTAACGATGTCATCAACCGATTTGCGACACTGCTTCTGCTGGCGTTTTGGTTCTTTCTTGCAACCAAAGCCAGTAAGCAACAGTACGGCTATTGGAAGTGGTTCGCCGCTTGTTGTGCTGTTCTGTTCCCAGCGGTGCTTGGTGATGTTGCTAGCTACGCAAGCTTAATACTCAACCATGGTGAAGTAATGACATACGCTGCAGATCTCAACAGCCTCAATGGATTACTGAAGTTACCACTCACCAACGAATGGTCTCATTTTGCTAGCTCACTGCCGCTACTGTTACCTTGGTATATTGTGCTGGGTTACGGGGTAGTATTGACGTGGACTGAGTTTGAACGCGGGCAGGCTCTTGTTATTGCGAGCCTGCCATGGGTGATGTTTTATGTCATTTGGGCGTTGTACATCATCATCGCTTAA
- a CDS encoding LysM peptidoglycan-binding domain-containing protein, whose protein sequence is MRLKYSLALALLLSGCQMTSPDSTTSTPETNKSELAAKQKAAKEQAKSKQSLTKTVKDTPKVLSPQEQEDVWQRIAMQLEMDIPHNKKVDYYRTWYLKHPNHLKTVSQRAEPFLYMITEQIEKRGLPMELALLPVVESSFDAFAYSHGSAAGLWQFVPGTGKMMGLEQNYWYDGRRDVAASTEAALDYLVQLNKQFDGNWEHAIAAYNSGGGRVSRAIRKNKKLGKPIDFFSLDLPKETSSYLPKLLALADVVANQDKYGLNIPAISNKPVLALVDPKEQLDLAIAADYAGIGVKELQSYNPAYNQWSTSPNGPHKLLIPVEKKDAFLAQVADNRGKGVKVARYKVKSGDSLGVLARKYGTTTKVIRRANGLSNDNIRIGQHLLIPTSTKDDSKYALSANNRLNKTQSTARGQLKLTHIVQSGESLWSIARDNNVSYKTLAKWNGMGPKDTLRKGQKIVIWKKAADDSVIRTVFYNVRSGDTISGIASKFKVKSADIVKWNSLQKKKYLQPGQKLKLYVDVTKVSV, encoded by the coding sequence ATGCGTTTGAAGTACAGTTTGGCTTTGGCGTTATTGCTTTCTGGTTGTCAGATGACTTCTCCAGATTCAACAACGTCAACACCAGAGACCAACAAATCAGAGCTAGCTGCCAAACAAAAAGCAGCTAAGGAACAAGCAAAAAGTAAGCAATCTTTGACAAAGACTGTCAAAGATACGCCAAAGGTGCTTTCTCCTCAGGAACAAGAAGATGTATGGCAACGAATTGCCATGCAGCTTGAAATGGACATCCCACACAATAAAAAGGTGGATTACTACCGTACTTGGTATCTAAAACACCCAAACCACCTTAAGACAGTATCACAACGTGCAGAACCGTTTCTGTACATGATCACTGAGCAAATTGAAAAACGAGGCTTACCAATGGAGCTGGCTTTGCTACCCGTGGTTGAAAGCTCGTTCGATGCCTTTGCCTACTCACACGGCAGTGCAGCAGGCCTTTGGCAATTTGTTCCAGGTACCGGGAAAATGATGGGCCTTGAACAAAATTACTGGTATGACGGGCGTCGCGACGTGGCAGCCTCTACCGAAGCGGCATTAGACTACCTTGTGCAGCTAAACAAGCAATTTGATGGTAACTGGGAACATGCTATTGCGGCCTACAACAGTGGGGGTGGTCGTGTATCTAGAGCGATTCGCAAAAACAAGAAGCTCGGTAAGCCAATTGACTTTTTCTCTTTGGATTTGCCTAAAGAAACCAGCAGCTATTTGCCTAAACTCTTAGCACTTGCTGATGTGGTTGCGAATCAAGATAAATATGGTCTTAACATTCCAGCTATCTCGAATAAACCGGTATTAGCGCTTGTTGACCCTAAAGAGCAACTGGATCTTGCGATTGCGGCCGATTATGCAGGCATTGGTGTCAAAGAGCTACAAAGCTACAACCCGGCTTACAACCAGTGGTCTACGTCACCAAACGGTCCACATAAACTGCTGATCCCTGTAGAAAAGAAGGATGCGTTCCTTGCTCAGGTAGCAGATAACCGGGGTAAAGGCGTCAAAGTGGCTCGCTACAAAGTAAAATCGGGCGATTCACTCGGTGTATTGGCTCGGAAATATGGCACAACGACGAAGGTGATTCGCCGTGCTAATGGCTTGTCGAATGATAATATTCGTATTGGTCAACACTTGCTAATCCCCACATCAACTAAAGATGACTCGAAATACGCATTATCGGCGAACAACCGCTTAAATAAGACGCAATCTACCGCACGCGGCCAGCTTAAGCTGACACATATCGTGCAGTCTGGTGAGAGCTTGTGGTCAATTGCCCGTGACAATAACGTGTCATACAAAACTCTTGCTAAATGGAACGGCATGGGACCAAAAGACACATTGAGAAAAGGTCAAAAGATCGTCATTTGGAAAAAAGCAGCCGATGATTCTGTCATTCGTACTGTGTTTTACAATGTACGCTCTGGCGATACAATCAGCGGTATTGCCAGTAAGTTCAAAGTGAAGAGTGCTGACATTGTGAAATGGAATTCTCTTCAAAAGAAGAAGTACCTACAGCCTGGTCAAAAACTTAAGCTGTACGTTGACGTCACTAAGGTAAGTGTATGA
- the gloB gene encoding hydroxyacylglutathione hydrolase, translated as MLEIKSIPAFNDNYIWLIQNDDKRCAVVDPGDAKPVLAYLQANELTLEAIMITHHHNDHIGGVPDLVRAFPNVAVVGPKTEPIPTLTAPMEEGDKLELFGEIFLVMGLPGHTLGHIGYLGDSKLFCGDVLFSAGCGRIFEGTAEQMFDSLSKIAALPDETQVYCAHEYTASNVAFSLAVEPDNEKLRQYRDDVNRLRALNIPTLPTTLRQEKLINPFLRTSQPEVVKSVTNRIKDHDPCSVFTALRVWKNEF; from the coding sequence GTGTTAGAGATCAAAAGCATACCCGCATTTAATGATAATTACATCTGGCTAATTCAAAATGACGATAAACGCTGTGCCGTTGTTGATCCGGGTGATGCAAAGCCTGTATTAGCATATTTACAAGCTAACGAGTTAACTTTAGAAGCAATCATGATTACACACCACCACAATGATCACATTGGTGGCGTACCAGATTTAGTTCGCGCATTTCCTAATGTTGCCGTTGTCGGCCCAAAAACTGAGCCGATCCCAACGCTAACTGCGCCAATGGAAGAAGGCGACAAATTAGAACTGTTCGGTGAAATCTTTTTGGTTATGGGGTTGCCCGGTCATACGCTGGGTCATATTGGCTATCTTGGTGATAGCAAATTGTTTTGCGGTGATGTGCTATTTTCTGCCGGATGCGGTCGCATATTTGAAGGCACAGCAGAACAAATGTTTGACTCACTGAGTAAAATCGCAGCATTACCGGATGAAACCCAAGTCTATTGCGCACACGAGTACACCGCCAGTAACGTCGCATTCTCCCTTGCTGTCGAGCCAGACAACGAGAAGCTTCGTCAGTACCGTGATGATGTAAATAGACTACGTGCGTTAAATATCCCTACCCTTCCAACCACGTTACGTCAAGAGAAATTGATCAACCCATTTTTGCGTACCAGCCAACCAGAAGTCGTTAAGTCTGTGACTAATCGCATAAAAGATCACGATCCATGCTCAGTTTTTACGGCATTAAGAGTGTGGAAGAACGAATTTTAA
- a CDS encoding class I SAM-dependent methyltransferase, with protein sequence MKPALSNKTIPHPSTWSDLNNGPWVLESIQTRFDEWCPKLFGYHMLKLGGLSCELTSSNCNIQHQVNVDIQNPLHNVVADGYELPFLEKSFDVAILAHQLDYVTDPHRLLREVDRVMMDDGYLIITGFNPFSFTGLASLFPWRKNNLPWSGRMFSSSRVQDWLGLLNYQVIHRDRYALFPMTRYRTMWTWFENSLGEWASPAGSLYYIVARKRTYPLKPIKPHWRLKKKLTPLGIMNREGAGVKKISSDKR encoded by the coding sequence ATGAAACCAGCACTCAGCAACAAAACTATACCACACCCGTCTACTTGGTCTGATCTGAATAATGGACCTTGGGTGCTTGAGTCAATCCAAACTCGGTTTGATGAGTGGTGTCCGAAACTCTTCGGTTACCACATGCTCAAACTGGGCGGGTTGAGCTGTGAGCTAACCAGCAGTAATTGTAATATTCAACACCAAGTTAACGTAGATATCCAGAACCCGTTGCATAATGTAGTAGCAGATGGTTACGAATTACCCTTTTTGGAAAAAAGCTTTGATGTGGCAATTCTGGCTCATCAATTAGACTACGTCACTGATCCTCATCGATTGCTTAGGGAAGTGGACAGAGTGATGATGGATGACGGCTACCTGATCATTACTGGCTTTAATCCATTTAGTTTTACTGGCTTAGCGAGTCTGTTTCCATGGCGAAAAAACAATTTGCCGTGGAGTGGTCGAATGTTCTCTTCTAGTCGCGTTCAGGACTGGCTGGGGCTGCTTAACTATCAGGTGATTCATCGTGATCGCTATGCACTTTTCCCAATGACACGCTACCGCACGATGTGGACTTGGTTTGAAAATAGTTTAGGGGAGTGGGCATCGCCAGCGGGCAGTCTGTACTACATCGTTGCCCGTAAACGCACATACCCTCTCAAACCAATCAAGCCACACTGGCGCTTAAAGAAAAAACTCACACCACTTGGGATCATGAATCGAGAGGGTGCTGGAGTGAAAAAAATATCCAGCGATAAGCGCTAG
- the rnhA gene encoding ribonuclease HI, producing the protein MTKHVEIFTDGSCLGNPGPGGYGIVLHYKDVEKTLSKGYTLTTNNRMEMLAAVVALQTLKEPCKVSLTTDSQYVRQGITQWIHNWKKRGWKTADKKPVKNADLWQALDKETARHQVEWHWVKGHAGHRENEICDELARTAAENPTEEDTGYQAS; encoded by the coding sequence ATGACCAAACACGTTGAGATTTTCACTGACGGATCTTGTTTAGGCAACCCGGGACCGGGCGGTTACGGCATCGTTTTACACTATAAAGATGTGGAAAAGACACTATCTAAAGGCTATACCCTAACGACCAATAACCGTATGGAAATGCTCGCTGCAGTCGTTGCGCTGCAAACGCTAAAAGAGCCTTGCAAAGTCTCACTAACAACCGATAGCCAATATGTTCGACAAGGCATTACACAGTGGATTCATAACTGGAAAAAACGCGGTTGGAAAACCGCGGATAAAAAACCGGTAAAGAACGCCGATTTATGGCAAGCTCTGGATAAGGAAACAGCGCGCCACCAAGTCGAATGGCATTGGGTAAAAGGCCATGCTGGCCACAGAGAAAACGAAATTTGTGATGAATTAGCCAGAACGGCGGCCGAAAACCCCACTGAAGAAGATACTGGCTACCAGGCTTCCTAG
- the dnaQ gene encoding DNA polymerase III subunit epsilon, which produces MNTSSNSEYSRIVVLDTETTGMNREGGPHYMGHRIIEIGAVEIINRKLTGRHFHVYLKPDREIQSEAVEVHGITDEFLVDKPEYANVHQEFLDFIKGAELVAHNAPFDTGFMDYEFEMLDPTIGKTEDFCKVTDTLAMAKKIFPGKRNNLDILCERYGIDNSHRTLHGALLDAEILADVFLLMTGGQTNLEFNANKQEGGVESVRRVEGRKALKVLRASADELDAHQKRLELVNDCIWHQ; this is translated from the coding sequence ATGAATACCAGCAGCAATTCTGAATATAGTCGCATTGTGGTTCTTGATACCGAAACTACGGGTATGAACCGAGAAGGCGGTCCTCACTACATGGGGCATCGTATTATCGAAATCGGTGCCGTGGAGATCATAAACCGCAAGTTGACCGGACGTCACTTCCATGTTTATTTAAAGCCTGATCGCGAAATTCAGTCAGAAGCGGTTGAGGTTCACGGTATTACCGATGAATTCTTAGTCGATAAACCAGAGTATGCCAATGTGCATCAAGAGTTTCTTGATTTCATCAAAGGGGCCGAGCTGGTTGCCCACAACGCACCGTTCGATACTGGATTTATGGACTACGAGTTTGAAATGCTCGATCCAACTATCGGCAAAACAGAGGATTTCTGTAAGGTGACCGATACCCTTGCCATGGCGAAGAAAATCTTCCCGGGTAAGCGAAATAACCTCGATATCTTATGTGAACGTTACGGCATTGATAACTCGCACCGTACTCTCCACGGCGCTTTGCTCGATGCGGAGATTCTGGCTGACGTTTTCCTCCTGATGACAGGTGGTCAAACAAACCTTGAATTTAACGCCAACAAGCAAGAGGGGGGGGTAGAAAGTGTTCGCCGGGTTGAAGGAAGAAAAGCGCTAAAGGTTTTGCGCGCCAGTGCCGATGAATTAGATGCGCACCAGAAAAGGTTAGAACTGGTGAACGACTGTATTTGGCATCAATAG
- a CDS encoding TIGR03503 family protein — MLRALSVAILAIWSCLASAASESTMSLLDNRFRVDPSIEQITFLVHREQSSQPVVLVRPDGKKYYAWGSYDNIRWYQEPALDIVSIDQPMPGPWQAVGKVTPKNNIRLISHLKLSIDAFPNHLYYGEALKFTARLTSDDKPLVLRDFLDRVNLQVTFTKFVDNEDGQLKGARPVPFVLGEFKDDGRELDEQAGDGVFTVQLPIEVQPGKYRARIVSGNGVFLRAKEQAVLVYPNPVSRTFIQSREQNQPHQLVVSGEQGMIAPGSLLVSVEKSAPDGFKSYGQGQVSQDGLKATLNLDNDPELGKYSWQGVIFATDFATQRPLIFPIQEQTFSVVDDVDLEAARKAKEAELAEQHRIDMEKRIIAEREAERKRSMIIIAVGNVVVLIIGILFWLIWRKLKAKRQAIPEMQLQMPKN, encoded by the coding sequence ATGTTGAGGGCTTTGTCGGTTGCTATTCTGGCGATCTGGAGTTGTCTTGCGAGTGCTGCGAGCGAATCTACAATGTCTCTGTTAGATAATCGCTTTCGTGTTGATCCGAGCATCGAGCAAATCACTTTTCTGGTGCATCGCGAGCAAAGTTCTCAGCCCGTTGTCTTAGTTCGCCCTGATGGTAAGAAATACTATGCCTGGGGCTCTTACGATAATATTCGTTGGTATCAGGAACCTGCACTCGATATTGTCTCTATCGATCAGCCGATGCCGGGCCCATGGCAAGCCGTGGGTAAAGTCACGCCTAAAAACAACATTCGCTTAATTTCTCACTTGAAGTTAAGCATCGACGCTTTTCCGAATCATTTGTATTACGGCGAAGCGCTTAAATTTACCGCCCGACTCACTTCAGATGATAAGCCGCTTGTTTTAAGAGACTTTCTCGACCGTGTTAACCTCCAAGTTACCTTTACCAAGTTTGTTGATAACGAAGATGGACAGTTGAAAGGGGCGCGTCCTGTGCCATTCGTGCTGGGTGAATTCAAGGATGATGGCCGAGAGTTGGATGAGCAAGCTGGTGATGGTGTCTTTACCGTTCAGTTGCCAATCGAAGTTCAACCGGGAAAGTATCGTGCACGTATTGTCTCGGGGAATGGCGTCTTCTTACGTGCCAAAGAGCAGGCCGTGCTTGTATATCCGAATCCTGTTTCGCGTACCTTTATTCAGTCTCGTGAACAAAACCAACCTCACCAGCTGGTGGTCAGTGGCGAGCAGGGCATGATCGCGCCTGGTTCACTCCTGGTGAGTGTGGAAAAAAGTGCGCCCGATGGTTTTAAGAGCTATGGCCAGGGTCAAGTTTCTCAAGACGGTCTGAAAGCGACATTGAATTTGGATAATGATCCTGAGCTGGGTAAATACTCTTGGCAAGGCGTTATCTTTGCGACAGATTTTGCCACTCAACGTCCTCTGATTTTCCCAATTCAGGAGCAGACATTTAGCGTGGTTGACGACGTTGACTTGGAGGCGGCACGGAAGGCTAAAGAAGCCGAACTTGCCGAGCAGCACCGCATCGACATGGAAAAACGCATTATTGCTGAACGTGAGGCAGAGCGTAAGCGCAGTATGATCATTATTGCTGTCGGCAACGTGGTGGTATTAATCATCGGTATCTTGTTTTGGTTGATATGGCGCAAGCTAAAAGCTAAAAGGCAAGCGATACCGGAGATGCAGCTGCAAATGCCAAAGAATTAG
- a CDS encoding SulP family inorganic anion transporter — MAKKLFSQWFPGLVQLKHYQREWFTNDFRAAFSVVAVALPVAIAYAQLTGVSAIVGLYSCVLPMLVYALMGTSRQLIVGPDAATCAVIAAVVTPLAAGDPTKHWQLVMTMTAMTGIWCVVASRFNLGIFADFLSRPILLGLLNGVALTIIVSQFAKVVGWRYEQRYLLERLWEAPQRLTELHWPTVTLSIATVLVYLATKRFRPAWPAAMLAILVTTTSVWLLHLQEMGVSVVGITQGGFPQIQAPKFELGEVRELVVPALNLAIVSFVSMMLTARSFAAKNGYDIDANKEFRALGFANIASAFSQGFAISGADSRTAVNDANGGKSQLVSIIAALTIAIIAVFIYEPLQFIPIASLGVVLIIASLSLLDLKAIWTLRQRDKDAFNLAGITFIAVLIIGVIPGITLAVLLGLFQFLRVVMRPSDQILGLDEKGTIRTLDSTGKATPIPGMVIYRFNSPLTYFNAPYFKRRVLEHTEHTKDVSCIVVDAVSSFTHLDLSVMATLSDLHEMLKKRGIRLILAGRKRRLRQWCDLTGISTSDGGILLRADMYLAIKLSGCYISAVGEGHIPAVQKEPDLEPTPRPIPEVA; from the coding sequence GTGGCCAAAAAATTATTTTCGCAGTGGTTCCCTGGTCTCGTTCAGCTTAAGCACTATCAGCGTGAATGGTTCACTAATGACTTTCGCGCCGCTTTTTCTGTCGTTGCCGTTGCCTTGCCTGTCGCTATCGCTTACGCACAATTAACCGGTGTGTCTGCGATTGTCGGCCTCTATTCATGTGTGCTACCGATGTTGGTCTATGCCTTAATGGGTACGTCACGACAACTCATTGTTGGTCCCGATGCAGCCACTTGTGCGGTGATTGCCGCCGTTGTCACTCCGCTTGCTGCTGGCGACCCTACCAAACACTGGCAGTTAGTGATGACCATGACAGCAATGACGGGGATTTGGTGTGTAGTGGCGAGCCGCTTTAACTTAGGCATTTTTGCGGACTTTCTCTCCCGGCCAATTCTTCTTGGCTTACTCAACGGCGTTGCACTTACTATCATTGTCAGCCAGTTTGCTAAAGTCGTTGGATGGAGATACGAGCAACGTTACCTATTGGAACGCTTATGGGAAGCACCTCAACGCCTAACCGAGCTTCACTGGCCTACCGTAACGTTAAGTATTGCCACTGTACTGGTCTATCTGGCCACCAAGCGTTTTCGCCCAGCTTGGCCAGCAGCCATGCTCGCCATCCTGGTCACGACGACCTCCGTTTGGCTACTCCACTTACAAGAGATGGGCGTTTCGGTGGTGGGCATTACACAAGGCGGATTCCCTCAAATTCAAGCACCAAAGTTTGAACTCGGTGAGGTGCGTGAGCTCGTAGTCCCTGCTTTGAACCTTGCTATTGTGAGCTTTGTCAGCATGATGCTCACCGCACGCAGCTTCGCAGCTAAGAACGGCTACGACATTGATGCAAACAAAGAATTCAGAGCGTTAGGTTTTGCCAATATCGCGTCGGCATTTTCACAGGGTTTTGCTATCAGTGGGGCGGATTCTCGCACTGCAGTAAACGATGCCAATGGCGGGAAATCACAGTTGGTATCTATTATTGCCGCGCTCACTATCGCTATCATCGCGGTCTTTATTTATGAACCTTTACAGTTTATCCCTATTGCTTCACTTGGCGTGGTATTGATCATCGCTTCATTATCGCTGCTCGATCTCAAAGCAATATGGACATTACGCCAACGCGATAAAGATGCCTTCAATCTTGCGGGCATCACTTTCATAGCCGTATTGATCATTGGCGTGATCCCAGGGATTACCTTGGCGGTGCTGTTGGGACTATTTCAATTTTTGCGGGTTGTCATGCGCCCAAGCGATCAAATCCTTGGTTTGGATGAAAAAGGCACGATACGAACACTCGATAGTACAGGCAAAGCCACTCCGATCCCGGGGATGGTGATTTACCGGTTTAACTCACCACTGACGTATTTTAATGCCCCTTACTTTAAGCGCCGGGTATTGGAACATACAGAACATACTAAAGACGTCAGCTGTATCGTGGTAGACGCCGTATCCAGCTTTACTCACCTTGATTTAAGCGTGATGGCAACGCTGTCGGACCTTCATGAAATGCTGAAGAAACGAGGCATACGATTAATTCTTGCTGGCCGTAAACGACGCTTGCGCCAATGGTGTGATCTAACAGGCATTAGCACCAGCGACGGCGGGATCTTACTGCGTGCCGATATGTATCTCGCCATCAAACTCAGCGGATGCTACATCAGTGCCGTTGGGGAAGGACATATCCCGGCAGTGCAAAAAGAGCCCGACTTGGAGCCCACCCCAAGACCGATTCCCGAAGTGGCTTAG